One segment of Saprospiraceae bacterium DNA contains the following:
- a CDS encoding 3'-5' exonuclease — protein sequence MTLLDAFDLYNILFLDIETVPGRPDFEELSEEMQELWGVKCRSILRRPASDEIEYDEMAELYRTRAGIYSEFGKIVCISVGILARNPDNGEPLLRLKSFTNHVEAALLDDFCELLKKRFDNPDKFALCGHNIKEFDVPYICRRMLLNQIAFPRILDIAGKKPWETKHLVDTMEMWKFGDIKNYTSLRLLAAIFDFPSPKDDMDGSDVAGVYWEERDLERIATYCEKDVLATVQLFLKMKRLPILTEGQVVSVR from the coding sequence ATGACGCTTTTGGATGCTTTCGACCTTTACAATATCCTTTTTCTCGACATCGAGACGGTGCCGGGCAGGCCTGACTTTGAGGAACTGAGCGAGGAGATGCAGGAGCTCTGGGGTGTCAAGTGTCGCTCCATCTTGCGCCGGCCTGCCAGCGATGAAATCGAGTATGACGAGATGGCTGAGCTTTATCGGACTCGGGCGGGCATTTATTCGGAGTTTGGTAAGATTGTGTGTATCTCGGTGGGTATTCTGGCACGAAATCCCGACAACGGCGAGCCGCTGCTGCGACTGAAGTCGTTTACCAATCATGTGGAGGCCGCTTTGCTCGACGATTTCTGCGAGCTGTTGAAAAAGCGTTTTGACAACCCTGACAAGTTCGCGCTCTGCGGGCACAACATCAAAGAGTTCGACGTGCCGTACATCTGCCGCCGAATGTTGCTCAACCAAATCGCTTTCCCAAGAATACTTGACATCGCCGGGAAAAAACCGTGGGAGACAAAACATCTGGTGGACACGATGGAAATGTGGAAGTTTGGCGATATCAAGAACTACACCTCGCTCCGTCTTTTGGCCGCGATTTTTGACTTCCCTTCTCCCAAAGATGACATGGACGGCTCTGATGTGGCCGGTGTCTATTGGGAAGAGCGCGACTTGGAGCGTATCGCTACCTACTGCGAAAAAGATGTGTTGGCAACCGTGCAGTTGTTTCTGAAAATGAAAAGGCTGCCGATACTCACAGAGGGGCAGGTGGTGTCGGTTAGATAA
- a CDS encoding ribulose-phosphate 3-epimerase, translated as MRKHLVAPSVLAADFTRLGEEVDMVNRSEADWFHLDVMDGRFVPNITFGMFIVEAIGKMAHKPLDVHLMIVEPEKYIEPFRKAGAHVITVHYEACPHLHRTIHQIKETGAMAGVALNPHTPVSLLADVIEDIDLVCLMAVNPGFGGQKFIYQSLPKTRQLRELIDTRNSKALIEIDGGVGLQNAESLLQAGADVLVAGSSVFAAQDPLATIRALKAFEAGFDF; from the coding sequence ATGAGAAAACACTTGGTAGCTCCCTCCGTTTTGGCGGCTGATTTCACGCGCTTGGGCGAAGAGGTTGACATGGTGAACCGCAGCGAGGCCGACTGGTTTCATCTTGACGTGATGGATGGTCGCTTTGTCCCGAACATCACGTTCGGGATGTTCATCGTGGAAGCCATCGGCAAAATGGCGCACAAACCGCTTGATGTTCATCTGATGATTGTGGAGCCGGAAAAATACATCGAGCCTTTCCGAAAGGCGGGCGCGCACGTCATCACGGTTCACTACGAAGCCTGCCCGCACTTGCACCGCACGATACATCAAATCAAGGAAACCGGCGCTATGGCTGGGGTGGCGCTCAATCCGCACACACCCGTCAGTCTGCTGGCAGATGTGATTGAGGACATTGACCTTGTGTGTCTGATGGCGGTCAATCCCGGTTTTGGCGGCCAGAAGTTCATCTATCAGAGCTTGCCCAAGACGCGCCAACTTCGTGAGCTCATTGACACTCGCAACAGCAAGGCGCTCATCGAGATAGACGGTGGGGTGGGCTTGCAAAATGCCGAATCGCTCCTTCAAGCAGGTGCGGATGTGCTGGTGGCGGGCAGCAGTGTGTTCGCTGCGCAAGACCCACTCGCAACGATTCGAGCACTAAAAGCGTTTGAAGCAGGGTTTGATTTTTGA
- a CDS encoding LptF/LptG family permease, with translation MKKIDKLLMKSFVGPFAVSFGIALFVLIMQFLWLYIDDIAGKGVSIFIMLELIGYLSISTFPMALPIAILIASVMVMGNLAERYELSSMKSAGVPLIRIMRGLIIWAAATAVFSYLCSDVIIPYSNLKFKSRLTDIRRQKPALALEKGIFNEDFRQFVIRIGDKARDGETISDVMIEDQTNPGRINFNQILADSGQMYTTADRRFFVMNLFNGTQYQEPGAQGGGAQKQKYPFVRTNFKSWTKVWDMKEFELVRSDEERYSTNRSMLSMNQLRSMIDSLDRSMYSYRISIAEDLLFQLKRQPMKPPKPVVKDTTAQKEATSDAQSHSPTIIQSAKNKIAVQTATPDARRNPEVPEQELTRPLTEYKFFYETFKPEDRPSVLREAVNRAKASMTSVETRKAQVENRRLDWVKTGYELYIKYSFALVCFIFLFIGAPMGAIIRKGGFGYPILVSIIFFVTFIMLTILCRKLAEGNIMSPFMAAMVPCIVLVPIGVYLTRKAMNDSQMFSTDRIDRWMLLLRNRWQKQKMAKMA, from the coding sequence ATGAAGAAGATTGATAAACTGCTAATGAAGAGCTTCGTTGGGCCATTCGCGGTGTCGTTTGGCATCGCGCTTTTTGTGCTCATCATGCAGTTTTTGTGGCTTTATATTGACGATATTGCGGGCAAGGGCGTGAGTATTTTTATCATGTTGGAGCTCATTGGCTACCTCTCGATTTCTACTTTCCCGATGGCGCTCCCGATTGCTATACTGATTGCCTCGGTGATGGTGATGGGCAATTTGGCCGAACGCTACGAGTTGTCGAGCATGAAGTCTGCCGGTGTGCCGTTGATTCGCATCATGCGAGGGCTGATAATTTGGGCGGCAGCCACAGCGGTGTTTTCATACCTCTGCTCGGATGTCATCATTCCCTATTCCAACTTGAAGTTCAAATCGCGGCTCACCGATATTCGCCGACAAAAACCGGCATTGGCGCTCGAAAAGGGGATTTTTAACGAAGATTTTCGGCAGTTCGTCATTCGCATCGGCGACAAAGCGCGCGATGGGGAAACTATCAGCGATGTGATGATAGAAGACCAAACCAACCCGGGCAGAATCAACTTCAACCAGATACTTGCGGACAGCGGCCAAATGTACACCACCGCCGACCGACGCTTTTTCGTGATGAACCTGTTCAACGGTACCCAATATCAAGAGCCGGGTGCACAGGGTGGGGGGGCGCAAAAACAGAAATATCCGTTCGTGCGCACCAATTTCAAATCGTGGACGAAGGTGTGGGACATGAAAGAGTTCGAATTGGTGCGGTCGGACGAGGAACGGTATAGCACCAATCGGTCTATGCTAAGCATGAACCAATTGCGTTCCATGATTGATTCGCTCGACCGCTCCATGTATAGCTATCGGATTTCTATCGCCGAAGACCTGCTGTTCCAGCTGAAGCGCCAGCCCATGAAGCCCCCCAAACCTGTCGTAAAGGACACCACCGCGCAAAAAGAGGCAACCTCCGATGCACAATCGCACTCCCCGACCATCATTCAATCGGCAAAAAACAAAATCGCCGTACAGACAGCAACGCCCGATGCTCGGCGCAACCCCGAAGTGCCCGAACAAGAACTGACGCGCCCGCTCACGGAGTACAAGTTTTTTTACGAGACGTTCAAACCCGAAGACCGCCCCAGCGTTTTGAGAGAGGCGGTGAATCGGGCCAAAGCCAGCATGACTTCGGTGGAAACCCGCAAGGCTCAGGTGGAAAATCGCCGATTGGATTGGGTGAAAACAGGGTATGAACTCTACATCAAATACAGTTTTGCACTGGTTTGCTTTATCTTCCTGTTCATCGGCGCGCCCATGGGTGCCATCATCCGCAAGGGTGGTTTTGGGTACCCCATATTAGTGTCCATCATCTTTTTCGTCACTTTCATCATGCTCACTATCTTGTGTAGGAAATTGGCGGAAGGGAACATCATGTCGCCTTTCATGGCGGCGATGGTACCTTGCATTGTGCTCGTCCCGATAGGGGTGTATCTGACGCGCAAGGCGATGAACGATTCGCAAATGTTCAGTACCGACCGAATTGACCGTTGGATGCTCCTGTTGCGCAATCGTTGGCAAAAACAAAAAATGGCTAAAATGGCATGA
- a CDS encoding phosphatase PAP2 family protein produces the protein MKSIWDNSWFVIPTLLFFNVGLLLAYYLPYGNEILYLNTLRREPFSSIFQFITRLGEAYAFFAFGIAALFWRYRYAVLIALAGLVTILAAYFVKESFGTDRPITYFRNQNMEDALVTVPGVILNAGQTSFPSGHTMAAFALYSLLALFVGQAHRRWGLALALLAALVGVSRVFLAQHFLADVLAGAALGLLVGWAVWRLDQTPFFQEKRFLDGRIKVG, from the coding sequence ATGAAGAGCATTTGGGACAATTCTTGGTTTGTGATACCGACTTTGCTGTTTTTCAATGTAGGGCTGTTGCTTGCGTACTATCTGCCTTATGGCAACGAGATTCTGTATCTGAACACTCTGCGCCGCGAGCCTTTCAGCTCTATTTTCCAATTTATTACCCGTTTGGGCGAAGCTTATGCCTTCTTCGCGTTCGGCATAGCGGCGCTTTTTTGGCGCTATCGCTACGCTGTTCTCATCGCGCTCGCGGGGCTTGTCACCATTCTGGCCGCCTATTTTGTCAAGGAGTCCTTTGGCACTGACCGCCCTATCACTTATTTCCGCAACCAGAACATGGAGGATGCGCTCGTCACCGTGCCGGGCGTGATACTGAACGCAGGCCAAACGAGTTTTCCCTCCGGGCACACAATGGCGGCGTTTGCGCTGTATAGCTTGCTGGCGCTGTTCGTCGGCCAAGCGCATCGCCGTTGGGGGCTGGCGTTGGCCTTATTGGCTGCTTTGGTCGGAGTGTCGCGCGTGTTTTTGGCACAACACTTTTTGGCCGACGTACTCGCGGGGGCTGCGCTTGGGCTATTGGTGGGTTGGGCGGTGTGGCGATTGGACCAGACCCCTTTTTTTCAAGAAAAAAGATTTTTGGACGGGCGCATTAAGGTGGGCTGA
- the miaA gene encoding tRNA (adenosine(37)-N6)-dimethylallyltransferase MiaA → MKHLIVIGGATATGKTALAIKVAQHFGTEILSADSRQFYREMNIGTAKPSPAELAAVRHHFVDTLDVTDDFSVGDFEREALRVLGKIYSEKEVAVLVGGSGLYLRAVCEGLDAFPDVSAETKKQVEAGIQTGGLAWLQAELAQRDPAYFEKVDKQNPARLRRALEVCWETRAPFSAFLGHEKKPRAFTPIYLLLELPRPLLYARIEARVDAMVAAGLEAEARGLFHLRARPALHTVGYEEWFDFFDGKISREEAVDKIKQHTRNYAKRQATWFRKHGAWEVFQPDDWEGVLRFLKVRL, encoded by the coding sequence ATGAAACACCTCATCGTCATTGGCGGCGCCACGGCCACCGGCAAAACTGCCCTCGCCATCAAGGTGGCGCAACATTTTGGCACGGAGATACTCTCTGCCGACAGTCGCCAATTTTATCGGGAAATGAACATCGGCACGGCCAAGCCCAGCCCAGCCGAACTGGCCGCCGTGCGACATCATTTCGTTGATACGCTCGACGTGACCGATGATTTTAGCGTGGGCGATTTCGAGCGGGAGGCGCTGCGGGTTTTGGGAAAAATTTATTCCGAAAAAGAAGTGGCCGTGCTCGTGGGCGGTTCGGGGCTTTACCTCCGGGCCGTGTGCGAGGGATTGGATGCCTTCCCCGACGTTTCAGCCGAAACAAAAAAACAAGTGGAAGCAGGCATCCAAACAGGTGGCCTCGCTTGGCTTCAAGCCGAACTGGCACAGCGCGACCCCGCCTATTTTGAAAAAGTGGACAAACAAAACCCAGCGCGATTGCGCCGTGCGCTGGAAGTCTGTTGGGAGACCCGTGCCCCCTTTTCGGCATTTCTCGGCCATGAAAAAAAACCTCGCGCTTTTACCCCCATATATCTGTTGCTGGAATTGCCTCGCCCCTTGCTCTACGCCCGCATCGAGGCGCGTGTGGATGCTATGGTGGCTGCGGGCTTGGAGGCAGAGGCACGCGGGCTTTTTCACTTGCGAGCGCGACCCGCCCTGCACACGGTCGGCTACGAGGAGTGGTTCGACTTCTTTGATGGCAAAATATCCCGCGAGGAAGCGGTGGACAAAATCAAGCAACACACACGCAACTATGCCAAGCGTCAGGCGACTTGGTTCAGGAAGCATGGCGCATGGGAAGTTTTCCAGCCCGACGATTGGGAAGGCGTGCTGCGTTTTTTGAAAGTTCGGCTTTGA
- a CDS encoding 1-acyl-sn-glycerol-3-phosphate acyltransferase → MKFSLRHQSTGKVYPYLVPLGGHSMFIGFMRKVHVNNRHGVPSDRPVLLAANHPTAFLDPFLLCTFLDPPIYNMTRGDIFAKPFFRKLLQSINMFPVFRVRDGYTGRDRNDEVFEYCVDKLYHRRVVTIYVEGEHHLEKKVRPVQKGIARIAFAAFERHRLDDLQIIPAGCNYVFGDRPREEAMVNIGQPILVKDYWDDYQRDPAGTLQRLCKDVEIALQSVCYHVEHDGDAQLAEQLLMLHRSAHPEAPLPIYVFNSRRFAAEKSVLDRLNALPSDEKNALRERAAPYFSALEKAGLDDAALVNPQWGNGWWLLFLVLGLAPWLLGYLSSWPLVHVIRAIADKRVKKREFYSSVRIGLGLLLGTPYYLLLVLPFLLTCRPAWIALGLMLPLLGWFAQFYMDMWKRWRAARKALTHQQRDALLAQRAAISPPR, encoded by the coding sequence ATGAAGTTTAGTTTGCGCCATCAAAGCACGGGCAAGGTGTATCCCTATTTGGTGCCTCTTGGAGGACATTCGATGTTTATTGGCTTCATGCGCAAGGTGCATGTGAACAACCGCCACGGCGTGCCGTCCGACCGCCCGGTCTTGTTGGCCGCCAATCATCCCACTGCTTTTCTCGACCCTTTTTTGCTTTGCACTTTTCTCGACCCGCCTATCTACAACATGACGCGGGGCGATATTTTCGCAAAACCCTTTTTTCGCAAGCTGTTGCAAAGCATCAACATGTTCCCCGTTTTTCGCGTGCGCGACGGCTACACCGGGCGCGACCGCAACGACGAAGTGTTCGAGTATTGCGTTGACAAACTTTACCATCGGCGCGTGGTGACGATTTATGTGGAAGGCGAGCACCATTTGGAAAAAAAGGTGCGCCCCGTCCAAAAAGGCATCGCCCGCATCGCCTTCGCCGCCTTCGAGCGCCATCGGCTCGACGACCTGCAAATCATCCCGGCGGGTTGCAATTATGTTTTTGGCGACCGCCCGCGCGAGGAGGCAATGGTCAATATAGGCCAGCCGATTCTGGTCAAAGACTACTGGGACGATTATCAGCGCGACCCCGCCGGCACGCTCCAGCGTCTTTGCAAGGATGTGGAAATCGCCCTGCAATCGGTTTGCTACCACGTCGAACACGACGGTGACGCGCAGTTGGCCGAACAGCTCCTCATGCTCCACCGCAGCGCCCACCCTGAGGCTCCGCTGCCCATATATGTGTTCAACAGCCGTCGTTTCGCGGCGGAAAAATCTGTGCTCGACCGCCTCAACGCGCTGCCTTCAGACGAGAAAAATGCACTTCGCGAACGCGCCGCCCCATATTTTTCCGCGCTCGAAAAGGCTGGCTTGGACGACGCTGCGTTGGTCAACCCGCAATGGGGCAATGGGTGGTGGCTGTTGTTTTTGGTGCTTGGGCTCGCGCCGTGGCTGCTTGGCTACCTGAGCAGTTGGCCGCTTGTCCATGTCATTCGAGCCATCGCGGATAAAAGAGTCAAGAAGCGCGAGTTTTACAGCAGCGTTCGCATTGGTTTGGGACTGCTGCTTGGCACGCCGTATTATTTATTGCTCGTGCTGCCCTTTTTGCTCACGTGCCGCCCCGCATGGATTGCGCTTGGGCTGATGTTGCCGCTGTTGGGGTGGTTCGCGCAATTTTACATGGATATGTGGAAACGCTGGCGAGCGGCACGCAAGGCGCTGACGCACCAACAACGGGACGCGCTGCTGGCGCAAAGGGCTGCTATATCTCCTCCAAGATGA
- the bshC gene encoding bacillithiol biosynthesis cysteine-adding enzyme BshC, with translation MEHTFQMHKTLIPFQEIPQLSKTDVAYSTGDALLRPFYQHLPEMNAFEAIIAERKARPHPRTTLQEVLREQYHALPPQPKVSENIAALANGNTFSITTAHQPSLFLGPLYFLYKALTTINLAEAVAEKTSHPIVPVFVLGSEDHDLEELNAIHLFGKKIAWQTNEQGAVGSMGTASLAPVLAELKTILGESEAAAALFATVERAYTQSPTIAAATQAMLHHLFGRYGLVVLNMNDARLKRHFAPVLKAELLEQPCFRLVNETTTRLNELGFKTQATPREINLFYMVPGQRERIVREGDVFKVLNTSLVFSEKEMLSLVEAHPERFSPNVVLRPLFQEMILPNLAYVGGGGELAYWLERKAVFEHFGVSFPALVRRHSVLWLDRDAKKKLQKFGFSPADFFEDTDILVRSFVEKNAAVEVSLTEEVNELRRVFERLASKATAIDPTLEKAVRADEAKAVSGLEHWQGRLVRAEKQKHEVTINQIRALKEKLFPGGGLQERHDNFMPYWLKYGEGFIETLKANLAPFDAGMVILEEI, from the coding sequence ATGGAACATACCTTTCAAATGCACAAAACACTCATACCGTTTCAAGAAATCCCACAATTGTCGAAGACGGACGTGGCGTATAGCACGGGCGATGCTTTGCTTCGGCCATTTTACCAACATCTGCCCGAAATGAATGCTTTTGAGGCGATTATCGCCGAACGAAAAGCAAGACCCCACCCCCGCACCACGCTTCAGGAAGTGCTGCGGGAACAATACCACGCTTTGCCGCCTCAGCCCAAAGTGTCGGAGAACATCGCAGCGTTGGCCAACGGCAACACCTTCAGCATCACCACCGCCCACCAGCCAAGCCTGTTCCTCGGCCCGTTGTATTTTCTCTACAAGGCGCTGACCACCATCAATCTCGCGGAAGCCGTTGCCGAAAAAACCAGCCATCCCATCGTGCCAGTGTTTGTGCTCGGCAGCGAAGACCACGACTTGGAGGAACTGAACGCCATCCATCTTTTTGGGAAAAAAATAGCATGGCAAACCAATGAGCAAGGCGCTGTGGGCAGCATGGGCACTGCCTCGCTCGCGCCTGTTTTGGCGGAGCTGAAAACCATCTTGGGCGAAAGCGAGGCAGCGGCGGCACTTTTTGCGACCGTCGAGCGCGCCTACACACAAAGCCCCACCATCGCAGCAGCGACACAGGCCATGCTCCACCATTTGTTTGGACGCTATGGATTGGTGGTGCTAAACATGAACGATGCTCGCCTCAAACGGCATTTTGCCCCCGTGTTGAAAGCTGAATTGCTGGAACAACCCTGTTTTCGACTGGTCAACGAGACTACCACACGGCTCAACGAACTGGGCTTCAAGACCCAAGCCACTCCCCGCGAAATCAATCTTTTCTACATGGTGCCGGGGCAGCGGGAGCGCATCGTCCGGGAAGGCGATGTTTTCAAAGTGCTGAACACCTCGCTCGTTTTTTCCGAAAAAGAAATGCTCTCGTTGGTAGAAGCGCACCCTGAGCGATTTAGCCCCAACGTGGTGCTGCGCCCCTTGTTTCAAGAAATGATTTTGCCCAATCTCGCATATGTGGGCGGTGGCGGCGAACTGGCCTACTGGCTGGAGCGGAAAGCGGTTTTCGAGCATTTTGGGGTGTCTTTCCCAGCCCTTGTACGCCGCCACTCCGTGCTTTGGCTCGACCGCGACGCAAAGAAGAAACTACAAAAGTTCGGCTTTTCGCCCGCCGATTTTTTTGAGGACACGGACATTCTCGTGCGGAGTTTTGTGGAAAAAAACGCGGCAGTGGAGGTGAGCCTGACGGAGGAGGTCAACGAGTTGCGCCGTGTTTTTGAGCGGCTGGCATCCAAAGCCACCGCTATTGACCCAACATTGGAAAAGGCGGTGCGCGCCGATGAGGCGAAAGCCGTGAGCGGCCTGGAACACTGGCAGGGTCGCCTTGTCCGCGCCGAAAAACAAAAGCACGAGGTGACAATCAATCAGATTCGGGCTTTGAAAGAAAAACTTTTTCCGGGCGGCGGATTACAGGAGCGCCACGACAACTTCATGCCTTATTGGCTGAAATACGGGGAAGGATTCATCGAGACCTTGAAGGCGAATCTGGCACCGTTTGACGCTGGCATGGTCATCTTGGAGGAGATATAG
- a CDS encoding SDR family NAD(P)-dependent oxidoreductase gives MTILVTGGAGFIGSHLCEHLLAQGHRVVCLDNFDDFYAPSIKEQNVAILSQSPQFVLRRGDIRDAALLREIFEKNAVDCVVHLAAKAGVRPSIQEPANYMDVNVNGTTRVLEAMQRAGVRRFVFGSSSSIYGNQTKTPFSETDDVSQPISPYAASKHSGELLSYVFHHLYGMEVACLRFFTVYGPRQRPDLAIHKFTQLALAGQPIPLYGDGLTRRDYTFVSDIVQGICQVVTMPQLSYEIINLGGAHPVTLLEMVKAVEAALGQPLTIQYLEKQPGDVEQTHADVSKARRLFGYQPSVSLQEGVRHFVEWYTANH, from the coding sequence ATGACCATTTTAGTCACCGGAGGTGCCGGTTTCATTGGCTCGCATTTGTGCGAGCATTTGTTGGCGCAAGGCCATCGAGTGGTGTGTCTCGACAATTTTGATGATTTCTATGCGCCAAGCATCAAAGAGCAAAATGTGGCCATTTTGAGCCAAAGTCCTCAATTCGTTCTCCGACGTGGCGACATCCGCGATGCTGCCTTGTTGAGAGAAATTTTTGAAAAAAACGCGGTGGACTGTGTGGTGCATTTGGCCGCCAAAGCGGGTGTCCGCCCCTCCATACAAGAACCGGCCAACTACATGGACGTGAACGTGAATGGCACTACAAGGGTATTGGAGGCCATGCAACGTGCGGGCGTGCGGCGCTTTGTGTTTGGTTCCTCCTCCTCCATTTATGGCAATCAGACAAAAACACCCTTTTCGGAAACGGACGACGTGAGCCAGCCCATTTCCCCCTATGCCGCCTCAAAGCACAGCGGCGAGTTGCTTAGCTATGTTTTTCATCATCTCTATGGAATGGAAGTCGCTTGTCTGCGATTTTTCACCGTGTATGGCCCGCGGCAGCGCCCCGATTTGGCCATCCACAAATTCACGCAACTCGCTCTCGCGGGGCAGCCGATTCCGCTCTATGGCGACGGACTGACGCGCCGCGACTACACATTTGTGTCGGATATCGTGCAGGGCATTTGCCAAGTAGTCACAATGCCCCAACTGAGCTACGAAATCATCAATCTCGGTGGCGCTCACCCGGTCACATTGCTGGAGATGGTGAAGGCAGTAGAGGCCGCATTGGGCCAACCCCTGACGATTCAGTATCTTGAAAAACAGCCGGGCGATGTGGAGCAAACCCATGCGGATGTGAGCAAGGCCCGCCGCTTGTTTGGCTACCAGCCTTCCGTAAGCCTGCAGGAAGGGGTGCGGCACTTCGTGGAATGGTACACCGCAAACCATTGA
- a CDS encoding flippase-like domain-containing protein, producing the protein MSWKTLVKILLSVVIVWLVLRNIDEQLLLATLRQVHPGWLLWTAAWFVFSKIVSAVRFNALLATEGIQLSQARNLRLYWLGMYYNLLLPGGISGDGYKIKLLMDAFGAPFKRLFAVTLLDRVGGVLALGQLCLLLAFGSAALQPYRWIGLLGLGASVPFSLFVYKKLGGALSSVWGRTSLLSLLVQATQLVATLGLVWALGESALWLEYSILFLVSSVVAMLPLTIGGTGARELTFLWGAAFMNIDAEKAVAIAFLFYLISTAIAFVGVVFSFNAKA; encoded by the coding sequence ATGAGCTGGAAAACCCTTGTCAAAATACTGCTTTCTGTCGTCATCGTGTGGCTTGTGTTGCGCAACATTGATGAACAACTGCTGCTCGCCACCTTGCGCCAAGTGCATCCCGGTTGGCTGCTCTGGACTGCTGCGTGGTTCGTTTTTTCCAAAATCGTCAGCGCCGTACGTTTCAACGCCCTGCTGGCCACAGAGGGCATCCAACTCTCCCAAGCACGCAACCTTCGACTTTATTGGCTGGGCATGTACTACAACCTGCTGCTACCCGGCGGCATCAGCGGCGACGGCTACAAAATAAAGTTGCTGATGGATGCCTTTGGCGCACCGTTCAAGCGGCTGTTTGCCGTCACGCTGCTCGACCGCGTGGGCGGAGTGCTGGCGCTGGGCCAGCTCTGCCTTTTGCTCGCGTTCGGGAGCGCCGCGCTACAACCATACCGGTGGATAGGGCTGCTGGGTTTAGGCGCAAGCGTGCCATTTTCCTTGTTCGTTTACAAAAAATTAGGCGGTGCGTTGAGCAGCGTCTGGGGGCGCACCTCCTTGCTGTCGCTGCTCGTGCAGGCGACCCAGCTGGTCGCCACGCTTGGCCTCGTGTGGGCCTTGGGAGAGTCCGCCCTGTGGCTCGAATACTCCATCCTGTTTCTCGTTTCGTCGGTCGTGGCCATGCTCCCGCTCACCATTGGCGGCACAGGTGCTCGCGAACTGACTTTCCTTTGGGGCGCTGCTTTTATGAACATTGATGCCGAAAAAGCCGTTGCTATCGCGTTTTTGTTTTATCTCATCTCCACCGCAATCGCGTTTGTGGGAGTTGTTTTCAGTTTCAATGCCAAAGCCTAA
- a CDS encoding glycosyltransferase family 2 protein — translation MKCYVSVIVCVYNEEKNIAPLVSQIEAALANYDYEIVYVDDGSRDGTLTELKKIQNPRLRIVEFRRNYGQSAALAAGIEYAEGEWLVTMDGDLQNDPADIPAMLEKAERERLDLLAGIRQKRQDGMFLRKIPSRIANWLIRRASGVYLHDYGCTLKVFRSDLAKSLGIYGELHRFIPVLADLEGARMDEVPVRHHARQHGASKYGINRTIRVLSDLQLILFLKKFRHKPMHLFGGWGVLSLAVGSLILFWLLLQKIAGHEIGGRPLLTLGFILFMAGLQLIALGILSEMMVRTYYESQDKKPYKVRKVYGQKVEHDAMER, via the coding sequence ATGAAGTGCTACGTTTCCGTTATCGTTTGTGTTTACAACGAAGAAAAAAACATTGCTCCATTGGTCAGCCAGATTGAAGCCGCTCTGGCAAATTACGACTACGAAATCGTCTATGTGGATGACGGCTCGCGCGATGGCACCCTGACCGAACTGAAAAAAATCCAAAACCCCCGGCTGCGCATCGTTGAGTTTCGCCGCAACTACGGCCAAAGCGCCGCGCTCGCCGCAGGCATCGAATACGCAGAGGGCGAATGGCTCGTCACTATGGATGGCGACCTCCAAAACGACCCAGCCGACATCCCTGCCATGCTCGAAAAAGCCGAGCGCGAGCGCCTCGACCTGCTCGCCGGCATCCGACAAAAGCGGCAAGACGGTATGTTTCTGCGCAAAATTCCGAGCCGAATCGCCAACTGGCTCATTCGCCGCGCCTCAGGGGTATATCTGCACGACTACGGCTGCACGCTCAAGGTCTTTCGCTCCGATTTGGCCAAAAGCCTCGGCATCTACGGCGAGCTGCACCGCTTCATCCCCGTGTTGGCCGACCTCGAAGGAGCACGCATGGACGAGGTGCCGGTGCGACACCACGCCCGTCAGCACGGCGCATCCAAATATGGCATCAACCGCACCATTCGCGTGTTGAGCGATTTGCAGCTCATCCTATTTTTGAAAAAATTTCGCCACAAGCCCATGCACCTGTTCGGGGGGTGGGGCGTGTTGTCGCTCGCAGTGGGTTCGCTCATTTTGTTTTGGTTGTTGCTCCAAAAAATAGCGGGTCACGAAATCGGGGGGCGCCCATTGCTCACGCTGGGCTTTATTCTTTTCATGGCGGGGCTTCAACTCATCGCGCTCGGCATTCTTTCTGAGATGATGGTGCGCACCTACTACGAATCGCAGGACAAAAAACCCTACAAAGTGCGGAAAGTGTATGGACAAAAGGTCGAGCACGACGCCATGGAGAGATGA